A region from the Aquimarina sp. ERC-38 genome encodes:
- a CDS encoding aldose epimerase family protein, whose amino-acid sequence MKVSILLFTVLSAVIIVISCNPVHKTKTPEKNTDQHQPQHLLTSLDSLQFKGTIEGKAVGFYVLKNINGLEAVFTNYGQRLLSLSVPDKKGNFDDIVLGFSDLDQYTKPEGKYFGAIIGRYANRIAKGTFAIGDSIYQLETNNGSNHLHGGVDGFNRVVWDANQVSDQEIEFSRISSNGEEGYPGNLSVKVQYKLTNQNELKIRYTATTDQSTVVNLTHHSFFNLAGADSGTIYKHLLLINADQYIPIDHNSIPYGRLEKVADTPFDFRQPKPMGEDLFEEHQQLVNGSGYDHTFVINNVPKSSEGLSLAAIVAEPKSGRMMEVYTDEPGIQFYSGNFLSEKLIGKERRPYVHRGGFSLETQHFPDSPNQKNFPSTLLRPGETYISLCTYKFLVQN is encoded by the coding sequence ATGAAAGTATCCATATTATTATTCACTGTGTTATCTGCTGTAATTATAGTAATAAGCTGTAATCCGGTTCATAAGACTAAAACCCCTGAAAAAAATACTGATCAGCATCAACCGCAACATTTACTTACCTCTTTAGATTCTTTACAATTTAAAGGAACAATAGAAGGGAAGGCAGTAGGTTTTTATGTATTAAAGAATATTAACGGACTTGAAGCTGTTTTTACGAACTACGGACAACGACTATTATCGCTATCAGTTCCGGATAAAAAAGGAAATTTTGATGATATTGTATTAGGCTTTTCTGATTTAGATCAGTACACTAAACCGGAAGGAAAATACTTTGGGGCTATTATCGGACGATATGCTAACAGAATTGCAAAGGGAACGTTTGCCATAGGAGATAGCATATACCAATTGGAGACTAACAATGGGAGTAATCACCTCCACGGGGGAGTTGACGGTTTTAATAGGGTAGTTTGGGATGCTAATCAGGTATCTGACCAGGAAATTGAATTCTCAAGAATATCTTCTAATGGGGAAGAGGGGTATCCGGGTAATCTTAGTGTTAAGGTTCAATATAAGTTGACCAATCAAAACGAATTAAAAATTAGGTATACGGCTACTACGGATCAATCTACGGTAGTTAATTTAACGCATCATTCTTTTTTTAACCTTGCCGGAGCAGACAGTGGTACAATTTATAAGCATTTGTTACTGATTAATGCAGATCAATATATTCCTATTGATCATAATTCAATTCCTTACGGAAGATTGGAGAAGGTAGCAGATACCCCTTTTGATTTTAGGCAACCAAAGCCTATGGGAGAAGATTTATTTGAAGAACATCAACAACTGGTTAACGGAAGTGGTTATGACCATACTTTTGTCATAAATAATGTACCCAAAAGCAGTGAAGGCCTGTCTCTGGCAGCTATAGTTGCAGAACCAAAGAGCGGAAGAATGATGGAAGTATATACCGATGAACCCGGAATCCAGTTTTATAGTGGTAATTTTTTGTCTGAAAAGCTAATTGGAAAAGAAAGAAGGCCTTACGTCCACCGGGGAGGTTTTAGCTTAGAAACACAGCATTTTCCTGATTCGCCTAATCAAAAGAATTTTCCAAGTACCTTATTACGTCCGGGAGAAACCTATATTTCTTTATGCACTTATAAGTTTTTGGTTCAAAACTAA